The DNA window AGACGGTACAAATGGGCAGCCCCAGGGCCTTTATCTGTACTGGTAGTTCATGCTGTGGTCTGCGTTTCTGCCATAGCCACCCTGTGAGGACTGGTAGGAGCCGGGAGGGCCGCTGTAGTTCTGGCCAGACCCTGGGGAATTGTAGTTCGACTGTGACGAGTAGCCTCCTACAAGAGAGAGGGTAGATTAGAGGTGGCGACAAGGATCTGCCTGCCCACCAGGCCTAAGGACCTCAGCTGCACCTGAGTTGTGTCCCCAGGCGGCAAGCCCCACAGGCTCCTCCTTTATTGTAAGTGCCTTTCACTTCTAATTGGGACCCAGCACACTGAGAGGTGGGACCACTATGATCCTGGCTTCTACTAAGGGTGATGGCAAATGGTGATTTTCTTGGTTAAAGAACAGGGGGGCTGCCTGAGCTCACCACCCCGAACCAAAGGTAGCATCTAAGATCATGAGTCAGTTTGGGCCTCAATGTTGTCAACATCTCTTCAAGCAGGTACCAATACTGAAGAGTAAGGCAATTTCTGGTCTCCAGATTCAGAAAAGGCCAAGCAGCTGGTATGGCCAGAGCCCAACTTTTATAGAGCCCCAAACACCCCACAAGGAAGCAATAGCACAGCTGCCACCATTGTCCTGCCCATGCAGTGCTATTCCTGTCAGGCCCAGGGCCACCCTGCTGTGCCACCTGCTGCCCAGGCCCACCTTGTTTGCCTTGATATGAGCCGCCGCCCCCAGAGCCTCCACCGTAGCCCCCGTGTGACCCTGGGTTGTAGGATGACCCGCCTGAGCCATAGCTGTTCCCGCTGCTTCGGCCTCCGCTACCACTGTAGTCTAGGGGAGAGAAGACAGTGTCATTAGGGGATCTGAGGGCCTGAGGACTATGTGGCTGGCATGGTCCAGGACTCTAGCAAGGCTCTCCCTTAGACAGAGCCTTGCCCCTGCCTTTGGCAGATGTTTGTCTCCTTAAATTTGGCAAGAGGTAACAAGGtcaggctagggttgtggctcagtggtaaagcgcttgcctcgcatgtgtgaggcactggattcgattctcagcactgcatataaacaaataaaaagaaagctcTGAAACCTGTTCTCTCCAGCTTTCCCACCTGTCCCTGCAACCCAAGCTTTCCAGATGTAAATTCAGTGACATGATGCTCCCTCCAGCCTACATGTACACAGCACAGCTCCCTCCAAGTCTCCAGTCTTGCTAGTGACCACTATTCTATATCAAGGATAAGTGCACACCTACTCTGCCAACTGGGTCAACAATACAGCCAGTGCCTGCTGGGTCTGTGCATGAGGTAAAAGGATATTAATAACACTTCAAGAACTATCCCGGGAGACTGCCTCTCAGCCTCTACCCTCGTGCCTAGCCACCCTGAGGGGAGAGGCCTCAGCTATACCTGCCCATGGGGAAAAGCAGAGGAAAGAGCAGAGACCTGGGCCATGAGATCCTTCCTAACACCTGCCTGCAGCCAACACCACCTGTTTTCCTCCTAGTTCCTTGGGCAGAGGTCTGGGCATTTCTGGGCTTCTGCAACTCCACAGGACTCATTGCCAGGTTGACCCAGGGATGCTGGAAGCCAACTCACTGAATTTGCTCTCGTAGTTGTAGTCTGACCCGCCCCCGCCTCCGGGAGAGTTGTAGGAGTTGGAGTAGGAGGAGTAGTTGCCTTGTCCATGGTTATAGCCTTTCTGTTTGCCCTGAGGGGGCCCGTAGTTGCTGTACTGGCTCTGGTTGTAGGACTGCTGCTGGCCTTGGTGGGACTGGTAGCCCGAGCTGTAGGAGGGCTTCTGCTGGCCCCCATGTGGCGGTTTCTTCCCAGCATGTTTTGGGGGTACTGGTGAGTTGTAGTTGTCCCCTTGGTAATAGGAGCCGTAGCCGGAGGAGCCACCACCGCCCCCGCCGCCGCCACCACCAGCATTCCCAGAATGCCCTCCgttgctgtagaactgacctaaacAGGGAGGCAGCGGGTCaggtggaagaaaagaaaaggcaagggggcaggaagggaaagggaggtggCAGCCGTGGGCCCTGAAGGCTGACCCATGAACTGGCTGCCCAGAGGCAGCAAGGAAGAAGGAGAGCCCTGGCTCTGCTGTAAGGCGCCTGGCTCGGCTGGCCCAGCCTTCAGCTCCACTCACCCATCAGCTGGCGACAACAAAGGATCTTTGCCAAGCAGCGGCACGACAGCAGCTTTTGCAGCAGATGTCAACATTACAATGAGATGGGCTCCCAGCGCAGATGACATTCAGGACTAGCTGACGGGTACCCAGATGTCCCCCAACGGTGACAAGAAAAGCAAAGCCCCAGAGAAGCAGCAAGCCACCCCTACTACCTCCTCCCCTCTGTGCTGGAAACAAATTCAGCAGGCAGAGACTGGAGACCCCAGGAGTACCCTGTAATAAGGCCCCTAAAACCACCCTTGCTCTTGGAAGACCAACTAGTATGAAGCTGCATCTTAGAAATAACAAATTGAGACTCAAATGATGTGGGCCTCTCCCTGGTTACTACTTACAGAAAAACATGACTACAAGCAGTATAGATTTCTGACCTACTGGGGAGACCAGCTCAGGCTAAGGCTGGGAACACGATGTCAGGCAGAGCCTTAAGCTAAATAAAGCCTCAGTGGCCTCCCCAAGGCCCCTTCCTCATTCCCAGTACAGCTGCTGGGGCACAGGCAGGACAGAGTAGCAGCACTGACAAACTTGCACtgtggctgccacatgctcagtcCTGAGGCAGGATGTTACAGTGAGGACCTGCCTTCTGGTAACTAGGCTTTCAACACACTGCTGTAGCTAAAATTGGGGTGCAATAGGGGACAGGCTAAGGAACACTCCATCCCCGGTTTTACAAGGGACTCTAATTAATCAGGGGGTTCAGGCTTGGCTGTGGGAAGTCCCAGAATGAACTGGATCTgaggcctgggaggccaggctATGTGGGCAGCTCTCCAGCCCAGTTAGACGTTCACCAGCACTTCAACAGGGGCTGCGGTGTTCCTGGGTCTCTGCAGAAGGGAGGACTAAACATGAAGGCACCTCTGCCCACAGACATCAAAGGCAGCTTCCCTGTTAGGTCCCAGGATGGATGGGAATGGGAGGGGAGGCTCCCACACAACCTGTCCTTTCTTCCCGTATCAAGCATGAGGGTTCCATGCCTTCTGGAAGGGGACACTGGAGTTCTCACATGCCTTCCATCCTCTGCAGATGTGTAGCCCATGTTGATGGGCCATGGGCTACTGGcacaagcatatggaaatagaacTGGTCTCCAAACTTGAGTTTGTTTCTTCAGGAAGGCCTCTTTCCCCTCCCACCATTCACAAAGCCAACACTGAGGGGGAGGATGTATACCACAAAGCAAGAAAGCAAACATGTGGAGGCTCAGTGAGGAGACTTGGGGGATAAGAGCTTCAGTATACTCCCTGAGAGCACTGCCTCCACCACCCCAAATCCCAGTTTCCCCAGTGTCCTGCACTGAGCACCCCACCTTGCCCCGCCTAAAGCCGGGAATGAATGAAGACGCAAGTATCGAGGACTCGTTACTTTAACAtgtattgattaaaaaaaaaataaaataaagggaaggGGAAGTTTTCAACGTCATTCAAGATAACTATTTTCCTGGTATAAAAAGACATTATTCTCAAACAAtaactttctaaaaaaaaaaataataatacatcatgcaatcaaagtttttaaaaagtttcactGAATGTTTCAAACCTTGGGGAACAAATCACATATTAACCGTTTTGACCATTTTTGCCTGAATAAACGCAAAATCTTGCAAGTCAGCACAGAGGCAGGCTTTCCTGCAAAAAGAACTGCTGAGCACAGCCAAAACCCCAGTTTTCAAGGATGGCTCCCACCAGAAGAGCCAAAGACCACTGGGGTCCCAGTGAAGAGCCATAAGACCATGTGCCTTTGCACACACAGAAAAATATCCAGGCCTCTGGAGTGTGCAGCTGTTTAATCAGCAGAAATCTGGGAATGTACTaggcttttttcctttttttttgcagtgttgggagactgaacccagggcctcacattgtgagcaagcgctctaccactgaatctcaggccatgtatttttattttaatggtattaagaaatgaacccaggggcaatttaccactgagctacatccccaacctttttattattattatgttttttcTAAGACAGGGTTCTTGGTAAGTTGCCCAAGGCTGGACTcaatcttgtgatcctccagagtagctgagactataatgtgtgccaccatgctcagctctaCTAGACGATTTTTCAAGCCCCATCCAAAAAAAAATATCCAGAATTCCATGCATTTGCAACTGTGACCAAGACTTGCAAAATTTCATGTTTTCTACCCCTTAAAGCCTGTCTGTTTCTTGCACAGGAAATGGAAGCACAGTTTTGATACCTTTGAGAGTTCACTCTCTAGCTAAACCAGCCACAAAATACCGCACCCCAAACAAGACACCCACCAGAGCATTTACAAAGGCGGGAGGAGGTAACTTAGCACAGTGTACAATTCCCCATGTTCCCAACATTTTACatgcttgtttaaaaaaaaaaaaaaactcagttgcTCTGGATTCAGATGTGGTGAAATCATTTTCATCACTGTCAAAGGCATCAACCAGATGTGGGAATTTGTTAAAAGGTTAAAAATTCATACAAAACCTGCTGTAAATTAAGACAAAGGTAGATTAAAATGCATCATTATCTGTCTCTTTAAATAAAGTAATGCTTTCCATAAAAAGCAAAGGTGGGCTTTTGCCTTGATGCTGAACAACGCTGGCTCTAGAATTCTGTGCAAGTCTGCACAAAAATACATTCTCTGAGAAAATTGTTTTCCACTTATTGTGAACTTCAATATGACCAAGTTCAAAGGCAAATCACGATAAAAACTGCCATTGTCTTAAATTCTGCAGGCTAAGAGTTTCAGACAAGCTGCGGTGGAAAGCCACGGTTGAGAAACCCAGTGAAGCACAGGGACACAGCACGGACACTTTGGGTTTTGGAGTTGGAGGAAATTGGAGTAAAAAGTTGATTTTGTGTGCAATACTTTTAGACGCTCTAGGAAGACCCAAAATCATGATAGCCGTAGCAGTCTGTGAAAAAGTCACCTACAAAAGGGGGAGACAGAGCAGAGAGAAGAAATTAGAATTCTTTTGAAAAATGGCACAGAGCGCCACATTtgaaattcatgttttagatttcTCTGCTCCTGTGACCCCCAATGAAGGCTCCTTCTCAAGACAAGAGCGGTGCACTGGCAGGAAAGGTGCGTTTGCAAGATGGGTGCTTCGCATGGCTTAAAGCAGAGAAatttaaaattctgacttctaaGGAGATTGGAAGTCACACAAGTTGGTGTGTTAGCACTTAAGAGTCAAGGACACACTTGTGGGGTCGGGGAAGACCTGAGGGCTGTCTGACCTAATACCCGCAAAAAGGTGCGGGTCGTTCTTTAGCCTCACGAAGGCTGTGGCTAGGCCGCCCTGCACTAACTCAGGCCCACGACTAAGCTGCTGCTTCCTCCCACGTGGACACAGAGAGAAGCACACTTACTGTAGCCTGCTGTCGCCGAGTTGCCTCCGTACCCATAGCTTCCGTACCCAGCACCTGGAAGAGAACAGACAGGGTTATGTGCGTCTGACCTGCCCTTGCCCTCTTGAGTGAGTTCCACATTTCAGCCCCACCCAAGTCCCTGCACCCCAAAAGAAACATGGACACACCCAGAAAATATAAACTGggtagatggggacagcacaggaCAAGGGCCCTCACCAGCATTCATGTAGCCTCCATGATTGGcgccaccaaatcctctccctcgCCCTCGTCCACGAATGTTGCCTCCTCTTCCCCGTCCTCGGAGGTTTGGAGGTGGAGGCACTTCATTGTGCATGGGGCCTCCCATGCCAAAGCCAGGGTTGTGTGGCTGGAAGAGAAAGCAGACAAGTGAGGGTCGCCTCCCCTCACCATATGAGAGAATTTTTGCTGAAGCTGAAGATTCAAGGACATGTGCTTACCTTGGCAGCAAATTTAGGTCCCCCTCTGACAGGGACTGGGGCTCTCTTTTTTTTGTTGGCTTCGAGGGCAAGGGGAGCATCAGGGAAAAGCTTTTCCAGCGCAGCAAGGGCAGCATATGCCTTTGCTACCTTTTTGTTTGAACCAGCACCTTGAAACTTCTGTCCATCCACCTCGACCTGAAGACAATGGATGGATGGGTGTGGAGGTGACACAGTGCCTTCCTCTGGGGAAGGAGTCCCACCTTTGTAGAGACCAGTCCCCCAAAGAAGAACTCAATCCAGGAAGCACAGGACTGGCCCTTGGTCACTCACCTCCATGACAAATCGCTTGTCGTGGCTGCCCCCAGTCTCAGAGATGAGCTCATACTTGAGGCCGCGCCTCTTCTCATTAAGCTCCATAACTGGGTTCTTGCCATGCTTAGTTAGGATCGGCCCCTGCTGTTTTACGTTCTCAgggaaaacacaaaagaaaaccaACAAACTCAGCTACAGGCTATCCAACCACATGGTGGGATACAACTCAATCGGGGTTGAGGTCCTCTGCTCCACATCCCCTGCCATCCCCATCTGAGTATATGCCAACTCACAAATGCCTACACCAAATAACGCAACCAACCCCACCAGTCCCCATTCTGGTGAGCCAAACCATCCCCTGTATGTTGCGGCTACAGTTTTAGGCGTGGGGGGAATCTTTTTTTATATAAAGAAACAACCAATGCCTGCCCGCTCTGCCCTGGCAGTCACTCCCAGCACCCACCACACGCTCACCTCGGCAGCTGCATCTGAGGGAAAGGCAGCACTGGGCGCTGAAACAGCTTCCACTACAGGAGGCGGGGCCGCCACTGCTGGCTTCGCATCTGTCTCCTCAGCAGAATCCTCCCCCTTGCTGGAGTCCCTGCCTTCAGCGCCAGTTGGCAGGCCCATGTCCTGTAACACCTGCAAGGAGGCCAGACCCAGAGTCCTGATGTGGAAAGGACCAGTGTGGAACCTTCCCTGCAGGTCCTTGCAGCACCCTACAGCTGCCTGGGACATCCTGGAACAGAAGCTGAGGATACAGCCTGGCAACTTGCAGTTAGTTTTGAGGAAGCTCTAAAAGCATTCTTGCCACGTGGTACTTGGCAAATGTCTGAAAATCTAACCTTGGTGTATCCATGCCTTCCCCAGGATGCATGTTATACCGATGGGGACTGAGGTCTCTAAAGAAGCCCAGGAGGAAACTAGTTTTGCCATTCAGATGACATCAGCCACATTTACCTTAACAGCCACGTGCAGCTTGGCAGTCTTTTTGGATGGCCCAGAAGCCTCAAATGAACTTCCATCCACCTCCACAGACATAGTGAAGATAGGGGCATGGACAGGGCCCGTCTGGGAAACCAGCTTGTACTGCAGCCCTGGCTTCAGCTGGTTTAGCCGCATCAGAGCATTCATAGCTTGGGGAGGCTCAGCCTTCTCCTCTGAGGAGAGAACACCAAGGTAGTTTGGAATGAGACACCAAAATGCCTGTCAGAGAAAGCCCAGGTGAGGACGCTGAAGTCTCAGTGACTGGTGCACTGCCAGACAGTTTGGCCTGTGCTTCTCCCATAGCCACCGGCAGATGCATATCCACCCCCATGTGTCCCAGTCATCTGTGAGAGTTATTGATTACTTAGTGTTAGGGATCAAAACTGAAGCCTCGAACATGGTCAGGCAAGGGCtctccactgagctataaccccaatctaatttttaaaaggacttaaaaatcacatttaagaaaaatgaaggtcagcgcagtggtgcacacccataatcccagctgctgaagaagctgaggcaggaggattgagagttcaaagtcagcctcagcaacttaacgaggtccttagcaacttagtgagaccctgtctcaataaaataTGAACAAGAGCTGGGGATGCGACTTAGTGTttgagagcccctgggttcaataccccataccaaaacaaaacaaaattaaaaaattaaaaaaaaaaaaaaaaaaaatcaagttgctgggtgtggtggtgtacaactataattccagcaagctggaaggctaaggcaagaggatagcaagtttgaagcaagcctcagcaatttatatgGCCCTCAGCAACCCAGGAGACCTTgtctcgaaaaaaaaaaaaaaaagcaaaattcagTGTTGGAGCCAACCTAATTGAAGGAGGACTAAATCAATAGCACCAACAAGATATATGCCTGTACCTTTCTTTtgaatcttcttcttcttcttgctggGAGACTTTTCTTCACCA is part of the Callospermophilus lateralis isolate mCalLat2 chromosome 1, mCalLat2.hap1, whole genome shotgun sequence genome and encodes:
- the Ilf3 gene encoding interleukin enhancer-binding factor 3 isoform X3, with protein sequence MRPMRIFVNDDRHVMAKHSSVYPTQEELEAVQNMVSHTERALKAVSDWIDEQEKGSGEHAESDNMDVPPDDESKEGSGEQKAEHMTRTLRGVMRVGLVAKGLLLKGDLDLELVLLCKEKPTTALLDKVADNLAIQLNAVTEDKYEILQSVDDAAIVIKNTKEPPLSLTIHLTSPVVREEMEKVLAGETLSVNDPPDVLDRQKCLAALASLRHAKWFQARANGLKSCVIVIRVLRDLCTRVPTWGPLRGWPLELLCEKSIGTANRPMGAGEALRRVLECLASGIVMPDGSGIYDPCEKEATDAIGHLDRQQREDITQSAQHALRLAAFGQLHKVLGMDPLPSKMPKKPKNENPVDYTVQIPPSTTYAITPMKRPMEEDGEEKSPSKKKKKIQKKEEKAEPPQAMNALMRLNQLKPGLQYKLVSQTGPVHAPIFTMSVEVDGSSFEASGPSKKTAKLHVAVKVLQDMGLPTGAEGRDSSKGEDSAEETDAKPAVAAPPPVVEAVSAPSAAFPSDAAAENVKQQGPILTKHGKNPVMELNEKRRGLKYELISETGGSHDKRFVMEVEVDGQKFQGAGSNKKVAKAYAALAALEKLFPDAPLALEANKKKRAPVPVRGGPKFAAKPHNPGFGMGGPMHNEVPPPPNLRGRGRGGNIRGRGRGRGFGGANHGGYMNAGAGYGSYGYGGNSATAGYSQFYSNGGHSGNAGGGGGGGGGGSSGYGSYYQGDNYNSPVPPKHAGKKPPHGGQQKPSYSSGYQSHQGQQQSYNQSQYSNYGPPQGKQKGYNHGQGNYSSYSNSYNSPGGGGGSDYNYESKFNYSGSGGRSSGNSYGSGGSSYNPGSHGGYGGGSGGGGSYQGKQGGYSSQSNYNSPGSGQNYSGPPGSYQSSQGGYGRNADHSMNYQYR
- the Ilf3 gene encoding interleukin enhancer-binding factor 3 isoform X5, which translates into the protein MALYHHHFITRRRRRPMRIFVNDDRHVMAKHSSVYPTQEELEAVQNMVSHTERALKAVSDWIDEQEKGSGEHAESDNMDVPPDDESKEGSGEQKAEHMTRTLRGVMRVGLVAKGLLLKGDLDLELVLLCKEKPTTALLDKVADNLAIQLNAVTEDKYEILQSVDDAAIVIKNTKEPPLSLTIHLTSPVVREEMEKVLAGETLSVNDPPDVLDRQKCLAALASLRHAKWFQARANGLKSCVIVIRVLRDLCTRVPTWGPLRGWPLELLCEKSIGTANRPMGAGEALRRVLECLASGIVMPDGSGIYDPCEKEATDAIGHLDRQQREDITQSAQHALRLAAFGQLHKVLGMDPLPSKMPKKPKNENPVDYTVQIPPSTTYAITPMKRPMEEDGEEKSPSKKKKKIQKKEEKAEPPQAMNALMRLNQLKPGLQYKLVSQTGPVHAPIFTMSVEVDGSSFEASGPSKKTAKLHVAVKVLQDMGLPTGAEGRDSSKGEDSAEETDAKPAVAAPPPVVEAVSAPSAAFPSDAAAEQGPILTKHGKNPVMELNEKRRGLKYELISETGGSHDKRFVMEVEVDGQKFQGAGSNKKVAKAYAALAALEKLFPDAPLALEANKKKRAPVPVRGGPKFAAKPHNPGFGMGGPMHNEVPPPPNLRGRGRGGNIRGRGRGRGFGGANHGGYMNAGAGYGSYGYGGNSATAGYNYSGSGGRSSGNSYGSGGSSYNPGSHGGYGGGSGGGGSYQGKQGGYSSQSNYNSPGSGQNYSGPPGSYQSSQGGYGRNADHSMNYQYR
- the Ilf3 gene encoding interleukin enhancer-binding factor 3 isoform X1 — encoded protein: MALYHHHFITRRRRRPMRIFVNDDRHVMAKHSSVYPTQEELEAVQNMVSHTERALKAVSDWIDEQEKGSGEHAESDNMDVPPDDESKEGSGEQKAEHMTRTLRGVMRVGLVAKGLLLKGDLDLELVLLCKEKPTTALLDKVADNLAIQLNAVTEDKYEILQSVDDAAIVIKNTKEPPLSLTIHLTSPVVREEMEKVLAGETLSVNDPPDVLDRQKCLAALASLRHAKWFQARANGLKSCVIVIRVLRDLCTRVPTWGPLRGWPLELLCEKSIGTANRPMGAGEALRRVLECLASGIVMPDGSGIYDPCEKEATDAIGHLDRQQREDITQSAQHALRLAAFGQLHKVLGMDPLPSKMPKKPKNENPVDYTVQIPPSTTYAITPMKRPMEEDGEEKSPSKKKKKIQKKEEKAEPPQAMNALMRLNQLKPGLQYKLVSQTGPVHAPIFTMSVEVDGSSFEASGPSKKTAKLHVAVKVLQDMGLPTGAEGRDSSKGEDSAEETDAKPAVAAPPPVVEAVSAPSAAFPSDAAAENVKQQGPILTKHGKNPVMELNEKRRGLKYELISETGGSHDKRFVMEVEVDGQKFQGAGSNKKVAKAYAALAALEKLFPDAPLALEANKKKRAPVPVRGGPKFAAKPHNPGFGMGGPMHNEVPPPPNLRGRGRGGNIRGRGRGRGFGGANHGGYMNAGAGYGSYGYGGNSATAGYSQFYSNGGHSGNAGGGGGGGGGGSSGYGSYYQGDNYNSPVPPKHAGKKPPHGGQQKPSYSSGYQSHQGQQQSYNQSQYSNYGPPQGKQKGYNHGQGNYSSYSNSYNSPGGGGGSDYNYESKFNYSGSGGRSSGNSYGSGGSSYNPGSHGGYGGGSGGGGSYQGKQGGYSSQSNYNSPGSGQNYSGPPGSYQSSQGGYGRNADHSMNYQYR
- the Ilf3 gene encoding interleukin enhancer-binding factor 3 isoform X2, producing MALYHHHFITRRRRRPMRIFVNDDRHVMAKHSSVYPTQEELEAVQNMVSHTERALKAVSDWIDEQEKGSGEHAESDNMDVPPDDESKEGSGEQKAEHMTRTLRGVMRVGLVAKGLLLKGDLDLELVLLCKEKPTTALLDKVADNLAIQLNAVTEDKYEILQSVDDAAIVIKNTKEPPLSLTIHLTSPVVREEMEKVLAGETLSVNDPPDVLDRQKCLAALASLRHAKWFQARANGLKSCVIVIRVLRDLCTRVPTWGPLRGWPLELLCEKSIGTANRPMGAGEALRRVLECLASGIVMPDGSGIYDPCEKEATDAIGHLDRQQREDITQSAQHALRLAAFGQLHKVLGMDPLPSKMPKKPKNENPVDYTVQIPPSTTYAITPMKRPMEEDGEEKSPSKKKKKIQKKEEKAEPPQAMNALMRLNQLKPGLQYKLVSQTGPVHAPIFTMSVEVDGSSFEASGPSKKTAKLHVAVKVLQDMGLPTGAEGRDSSKGEDSAEETDAKPAVAAPPPVVEAVSAPSAAFPSDAAAEQGPILTKHGKNPVMELNEKRRGLKYELISETGGSHDKRFVMEVEVDGQKFQGAGSNKKVAKAYAALAALEKLFPDAPLALEANKKKRAPVPVRGGPKFAAKPHNPGFGMGGPMHNEVPPPPNLRGRGRGGNIRGRGRGRGFGGANHGGYMNAGAGYGSYGYGGNSATAGYSQFYSNGGHSGNAGGGGGGGGGGSSGYGSYYQGDNYNSPVPPKHAGKKPPHGGQQKPSYSSGYQSHQGQQQSYNQSQYSNYGPPQGKQKGYNHGQGNYSSYSNSYNSPGGGGGSDYNYESKFNYSGSGGRSSGNSYGSGGSSYNPGSHGGYGGGSGGGGSYQGKQGGYSSQSNYNSPGSGQNYSGPPGSYQSSQGGYGRNADHSMNYQYR
- the Ilf3 gene encoding interleukin enhancer-binding factor 3 isoform X4, which translates into the protein MALYHHHFITRRRRRPMRIFVNDDRHVMAKHSSVYPTQEELEAVQNMVSHTERALKAVSDWIDEQEKGSGEHAESDNMDVPPDDESKEGSGEQKAEHMTRTLRGVMRVGLVAKGLLLKGDLDLELVLLCKEKPTTALLDKVADNLAIQLNAVTEDKYEILQSVDDAAIVIKNTKEPPLSLTIHLTSPVVREEMEKVLAGETLSVNDPPDVLDRQKCLAALASLRHAKWFQARANGLKSCVIVIRVLRDLCTRVPTWGPLRGWPLELLCEKSIGTANRPMGAGEALRRVLECLASGIVMPDGSGIYDPCEKEATDAIGHLDRQQREDITQSAQHALRLAAFGQLHKVLGMDPLPSKMPKKPKNENPVDYTVQIPPSTTYAITPMKRPMEEDGEEKSPSKKKKKIQKKEEKAEPPQAMNALMRLNQLKPGLQYKLVSQTGPVHAPIFTMSVEVDGSSFEASGPSKKTAKLHVAVKVLQDMGLPTGAEGRDSSKGEDSAEETDAKPAVAAPPPVVEAVSAPSAAFPSDAAAENVKQQGPILTKHGKNPVMELNEKRRGLKYELISETGGSHDKRFVMEVEVDGQKFQGAGSNKKVAKAYAALAALEKLFPDAPLALEANKKKRAPVPVRGGPKFAAKPHNPGFGMGGPMHNEVPPPPNLRGRGRGGNIRGRGRGRGFGGANHGGYMNAGAGYGSYGYGGNSATAGYNYSGSGGRSSGNSYGSGGSSYNPGSHGGYGGGSGGGGSYQGKQGGYSSQSNYNSPGSGQNYSGPPGSYQSSQGGYGRNADHSMNYQYR